Genomic DNA from Paenibacillus sp. KS-LC4:
GCTTTCATAACGTCGCAGGTGGTTGCGGCGATTGGCGAGCAGCTTCATTATTATGATCATATATTTGAGCAGAATACGATGATGCAGGCTAACGCAGACGAACGTCTAGCGAAGCTTTCGCTGCTGCACAAAATTAAAGGCGTGGAGCGTTTTGCCTGGCTGCTGCATATAGATGCGGAGTTTCATTATGAATCCGAGCTAGACGATGATCTGGCATCAGGATTTCGGACGGAGCGGGAGGTTAAGCGGATCAAGAGCAGGGCTTATAATGTGGAGAAGCAGCAATGGGGCGGACAAGCAGACACGCTATACAAGCTGCAAGCTGGTGACGTATGGGTAGGGGAAAGGCGGCATTCGTAAATGCTGTCTTATCTAGAGCAGTTTTATGCCGAATGGGACAGCGAATGCTAACCATAAGTTGACATTACAAATTCATATATGGTATATAAAAATTAGTATTAGCACTCAGTCGTGAAGAGTGCTAAACTAGACTTAGCCTTACGCAGCCTTAAAATGATGATTATTGAAGGGAGATTTATTCGTGGCCAAGAAACAGTTTAAAGCGGAATCGAAGCGATTGCTGGAAATGATGATTAACTCCATCTATACGCAGAAGGAAATCTTTTTACGCGAGCTGATCTCTAATGCTAGTGATGCAATTGATAAAATCTACTACAAAGCATTGTCCGATGATCAATTGGTATTTAATCAGGCGGATTATTATATTAAAGTAACGGCGGATCAAGAAGCGCGCACGCTGACCATTGCGGATACAGGTATCGGAATGACCAAGGAGGAGCTGGAGAACAATCTCGGCGTTATTGCCAAGAGCGGCTCGCTTGCCTTCAAGAACGAGAATGAAGCGAAGGACGGCCATAACATCATCGGCCAGTTCGGTGTTGGTTTCTATGCAGCCTTTATGGTGGCGGACGTTGTAACCGTAACGAGCCGCGCCCTCGGCAGCGAGGAAGCATTCAAATGGAAGTCCGAAGGTGCAGACGGCTACACGATTGTACCGGCTACGAAGGACACCGTTGGAACCGAAATCGTATTGAAAATCAAAGACAATGCAGAAGAAGTTAGCTACGACGAGTTTTTGGAGCAATATCGCCTGCGTGCGATCATCAAGAAATATTCCGATTTCATTCGCTACCCGATCAAGATGGATGTGACTGGACAACGTCCGAAGGACGGCAGCGAGGGTGAATTCGAAGAGTATTCTGAAGAGCAGACGATCAACAGCATGGTGCCGATCTGGCGCAAAAATAAAAACGAGTTGACGCAGGAAGACTACGACAACTTCTATATGGAGAAGCGCTATGGCTTCGACAAGCCGCTTAAGCATATCCACATCAGTGCGGACGGCGCGGTTGTGTACAATGCGATTTTGTATATTCCAGAGCATACGCCATTCGATTATTACACGAAGGAATTTGAGAAGGGCCTTGAGCTGTACTCCAATGGCGTACTCATTATGGACAAGTGCTCCGACCTGCTGCCGGATTATTTTGGCTTCGTGAAAGGGATGGTCGATTCCGAGGATTTGTCGCTGAACATTTCCCGCGAGCTGCTCCAGCATGACCGCCAGCTGAGTCTCATTGCCAAAAACATCAAAAACAAAATTAAAAGCCAGCTGATCAGCCTGCTTAAAGACGAGCGCGACAGCTATGAGAAGTTCTACAAAGCTTTCGGCAGACAGCTGAAATTTGGCGTGTACAACGATTACGGCGCTAACAAGGATACGCTGCAGGATCTGCTGCTGTTCAGCTCCTCCAAGGAGAAGAAGCTCGTATCGCTCGATGAGTATGTAGAGCGCATGCCGGAGGATCAGAAGTACATTTATTACGCTTCGGGTGCGTCCATTGACCGCATTGAGAAGCTGCCGCAGACGGAAATGGTATTGGACAAAGGGTATGAAATCTTGTACTTTACGGACGATATCGACGAGTTTGCGATTAAAGTGATTTTGAAATACAAGGATAAAGAGTTTAAATCCGTGTCCAGCGGCGATCTTGGCATTGAAGCAGATCCTAGCGAGACGCCGACTGAAGAGGAAGCGACTGACAACAAGGAGCTATTCGAGAAGATGCAGGGCATCCTCGCGGGCAAGGTTTCGGGCGTTCGCGCCTCCAAGCGCTTGAAATCGCATCCGGTATGTCTGTCCTCCGAGGGCGAGGTGTCGATCGAGATGGAGAAAATTCTCCAAGCGATGCCAGACAGCCAGAACGTAAAAGCGGACAAGGTGCTCGAAATCAACGTCAACCACGAGATTTTGCAGTCGCTCAAAGCCGCTCTCGCCAGCGATGAAGAGAAGCTCGGCCTGTACACGAACCTGCTGTACAACCAAGCGCTGCTCATTGAAGGCTTGCCAATTCAGGATCCGGTTGAATTTACGAACGCAATGTGCAAAATCATGGTGTAACAGACAACGACAGCCAGCGACAACCATATGGAGGGTTTTCCCTAGAGCAGCGTTAAGCTGCTTTGGAGAAAGCCCTCTTTTTGATAGAACCGTTGCCTAATCTTGAGTATTCCGTTATAGTTAAACTAATTTCATACGAAATGCGGGTGCTGGATAAAGTCTGGCTGAGATAGGGAACTTGTTTTCCTGACCGTTAATCTGATCCAGGTAATGCTGGCGTAGAGAACATGACGAAACCTAGCCATTCGTGTATTCTCGAATGGTTTTTTTGTATTTCTCCGCTTAAAAAAGTAGCTTGTCTAAGGCGAAATTTTGGATGAGCTGCGAGCATTGCTTTCCTTCAGGAAAGGGGAGAAAGTAGATGACAGAAGCGTGGATTGAGGCCTTGCAGCATCAGGTGGACGAGCGGCAGGATGAGCTGTTTGCGCTGCTAGCCGAGCTGGTGGCCTATCCGACCGTCAGCCCTCCAGCTCGCAATACGCTGGAAGCGCAGCAGTTTTTGGAGAAGCAGCTGCAAGCGAGCGGTTTTGCAACGGAGCTATGGGAGGTTTACCCGGGTGATCCGAACGTGACAGCGGTAAAACGGGGCACCGATAGCAAGCACTATCGCAGCCTGCTGCTTAATGGGCATATGGATGTCGCCGAGGTGGGCGACAGCGGGAGCTGGAAGCATGATCCGTTCAAGCTGGTGCTGGAGGATGGGCGTGCTTATGGACGTGGAACCGCCGATATGAAAGGCGGGCTTGCGGCATTGCTGTTTGCAGGTAAGCTGCTTACCGAAGCGGGCGTGGAGCTGAAAGGGGATTTACTGTTCCAAGCCGTTATTGGCGAGGAAGCGGGCGAGGCAGGCACTCGCGCATGTATGGAGCGTGGATGTGAAGCGGATTTTGCCATCGTCGCCGATACGAGCGGGCTGGCGATTCAGGGGCAAGGCGGGGTTATAACGGGCTGGGTCACTTTGCAAAGCCCGGAGACGTTCCATGATGGCATGCGTTCGCGCATGATCCATGCCGGAGGC
This window encodes:
- the htpG gene encoding molecular chaperone HtpG produces the protein MAKKQFKAESKRLLEMMINSIYTQKEIFLRELISNASDAIDKIYYKALSDDQLVFNQADYYIKVTADQEARTLTIADTGIGMTKEELENNLGVIAKSGSLAFKNENEAKDGHNIIGQFGVGFYAAFMVADVVTVTSRALGSEEAFKWKSEGADGYTIVPATKDTVGTEIVLKIKDNAEEVSYDEFLEQYRLRAIIKKYSDFIRYPIKMDVTGQRPKDGSEGEFEEYSEEQTINSMVPIWRKNKNELTQEDYDNFYMEKRYGFDKPLKHIHISADGAVVYNAILYIPEHTPFDYYTKEFEKGLELYSNGVLIMDKCSDLLPDYFGFVKGMVDSEDLSLNISRELLQHDRQLSLIAKNIKNKIKSQLISLLKDERDSYEKFYKAFGRQLKFGVYNDYGANKDTLQDLLLFSSSKEKKLVSLDEYVERMPEDQKYIYYASGASIDRIEKLPQTEMVLDKGYEILYFTDDIDEFAIKVILKYKDKEFKSVSSGDLGIEADPSETPTEEEATDNKELFEKMQGILAGKVSGVRASKRLKSHPVCLSSEGEVSIEMEKILQAMPDSQNVKADKVLEINVNHEILQSLKAALASDEEKLGLYTNLLYNQALLIEGLPIQDPVEFTNAMCKIMV